AAAATTTCCTAATAATTTTCGGTTGTTTGCTGTGGAACTTTATAATCTTGGAGGACTAATTAATTTTGTCATTTAGGAGATACCAGTTTGATTTCATCATTACTAGCCGCCGCATCTGTTCCCGTCACACCTGAATGGACTCCCACAGTAGGGATCATTATTAGCGTCAGCAGCTTGATAGTTCTTTTGCTAACTCTCAGAATTCAGTATCCTTTAGTCGGCCCCAAGTTGCCTATCCTGCCCATCAGCATTCCCGCATTTATCGGTGCGATGGCTTTTGGTCATGTAATCGGCATTGGTATTGTCTTAGGGCTGACTAACATCGGTCGTCTGTAGGTTCGAGAACTTAGGGACTGGGAAGAAGCAGGGGGGCAGGGGGGAAGAAGCAGGGGGGCAGGGGGCAGGGGGCAGGGGGGAAAATTAAGACTCCCCAATTCCCCAATTCCCAATTCCCAATTCCCATTCCCCTACTCCCTACTCCCCACTCCCTACTCCCCACTCCCCACTCAAGGAACTATTGAATTTAGCATGATCAGATTGGTTTGTAATCACTCCGACAGAAGAGAGAGAAACTAACCTTCCCTTTGAGGGAGGATTCGCTTACTTCATCAGGCGGACTATTTACATGGTTGAGAAATGACAGCTAAATCAGTTTGTTCATGCAGGAGCAAGAACCATGATCTCATTCTCATCAATGTTATTAGTCGTCCAAGTTACTGTTCCCAATACCGGCACTACATGGAATTGGATTGGTACTCCGATTATTATTGGTAGTTGTTTATTATGCCTTCTGATTATTCCCCGCACCATTAGCTACCCTCACGTTGGGAATAAAATGCCTTTACCTTTTCCAGGACTTTTTAACAATCCTAGCGTCGGTTCCTTCCTGGCGGCTATGAGTGCTGGCCATCTGATTGGTATCGGTGCTGTTTTGGGATTGACCAATCTCGGCATTATTTAACGGCGGAAATCCCCACCCTCAGCTATTTGTCCTGGGGGTCGGGAATATGTCAACCTAGAAGTTAGGACATCTCAGACTATTTTGGATTTGAGATTTGGGATTAAATTTTATGTATAAAAAAACTGCACATTTTTAGGATTAATTGCGGCAAATATTTAGTTTTAGGAGAATATAGTGCAAACAAATTGGCGCATCGGGTCTTTACTAGGCATCCCGTTATTTTTAGACCCACTGTGGTTTGTAATTTTAGGGCTAGCTACGCTTAACTTTGGCATAGCTTACCAGCAATGGGGTACGGCTATCGGTTGGAGTGCTGGAATGGTGATGGCACTGCTATTATTTGGTTCAGTGTTGTTACACGAATTGGGTCACAGTTTGGCAGCGCGATCGCAAGGTATTAGAGTTAATTCAATTACTCTGTTTATGTTTGGCGGGGTTGCGGCTATTGAAGAAGAATCAAAAACCCCAGGAAAAGCCTTTCAAGTCGCCATCGCGGGTCCTTTGGTAAGTATTGCTCTATTTTTGCTATTTAGCCTAGCTACTAACATCACGCCCGAATCTACACCCCTTTCAGCAATGGTTACGGATTTGGCGAGAATTAATTTAGTAGTCGCCCTATTTAACCTGATTCCTGGTTTACCTCTGGATGGGGGACAAGTTTTAAAAGCCGCCCTGTGGAAAATTACAGGGAACCGCTTTCAAGCTGTACACTGGGCTGCGAAGTCTGGGCAGATTTTAGGTTATAGTGCGATCGCATTAGGATTAGCTGTAGACTTCTTCACCAGAGAGTTAATCACTGGTTTGTGGATTGCTTTAATCGGTTGGTTTGCTGTGCGTAATGCTAACAGCTATGACCGTGTAACCACATTACAAGAAACTCTACTCAAGGTAATAGCCAGCGATGCGATGACTCGTGATTTTCGCGTAGTCGATGCTGACCAAACTTTACGTGCTTTTGCTGACTCTTACTTATTGGACACCAACGCCCCAAGTGTTTATTTTGCTGTCTCTGATGGGCGTTATCGGGGTATGGTTTCCATTGACGATTTACGCTTAGTAGAAAGAAGCGAATGGGAAAACCGAACTGTGCAAAGTATTGTCCATCCTTTAGCAGAAATTCCCTCTGTAACTGAATCGATTTCTATTGCTGAGGTAATTAATAAGCTGGAAAATGAGCAGTTACCTCGAATTACTGTGCTTTCGCCTGCTGGTACGGTAGCGGGTGTCATTGACCGGGGGGATATTGTCCGGGAATTAGCCCAAAAGTTAAGTTTACGCATTACCGATGAGGAAATTAAGCGGATTAAAGAAGAAGGTAGTTATCCGCCTGGGTTACAATTGGGGGCGATCGCGAAATCAGCTACAAATTAATAGAATACAGAACCTCACCCCCAACCCCTCTCCTTAGTAAGGAGAGGGGAGAGTTTTATGAATTAGGGGTTGCTGAATAAATACGAAAACCTTACAGGTAAAGGATTTCAGGGAGTTTTAAATTGAAAAAGTGCAAGCCTTTAGGCTGTGAGAACTTAAAAACCTTGCATTTAAATTTGATTCAAAGGAAAAATCGCTCCTATCCAACTCTTGAAACTGTTCCCTGTTCCCTGTCTCCACGACAAGACTTTTTCAGCAACCCCTAGTTATTATTGATTAAACCGCTTCGCGGAGTCATTAGTCTTTAGTTCTTAGTCCTTGAAATACGATATTCACAAGGGATTTGATGACCAATGACCAATGACTAGCTTTTTCAAAACTCGCGTCGTAAGAAGATAATATTAGCGATCGCTAACAGCATGACACTGTAAAGTAAACCATAGCTGACATTGTGAATCAGTACA
The window above is part of the Nodularia spumigena CCY9414 genome. Proteins encoded here:
- the psaK gene encoding photosystem I reaction center subunit PsaK; the protein is MLLVVQVTVPNTGTTWNWIGTPIIIGSCLLCLLIIPRTISYPHVGNKMPLPFPGLFNNPSVGSFLAAMSAGHLIGIGAVLGLTNLGII
- a CDS encoding site-2 protease family protein, whose protein sequence is MQTNWRIGSLLGIPLFLDPLWFVILGLATLNFGIAYQQWGTAIGWSAGMVMALLLFGSVLLHELGHSLAARSQGIRVNSITLFMFGGVAAIEEESKTPGKAFQVAIAGPLVSIALFLLFSLATNITPESTPLSAMVTDLARINLVVALFNLIPGLPLDGGQVLKAALWKITGNRFQAVHWAAKSGQILGYSAIALGLAVDFFTRELITGLWIALIGWFAVRNANSYDRVTTLQETLLKVIASDAMTRDFRVVDADQTLRAFADSYLLDTNAPSVYFAVSDGRYRGMVSIDDLRLVERSEWENRTVQSIVHPLAEIPSVTESISIAEVINKLENEQLPRITVLSPAGTVAGVIDRGDIVRELAQKLSLRITDEEIKRIKEEGSYPPGLQLGAIAKSATN
- the psaK gene encoding photosystem I reaction center subunit PsaK — its product is MISSLLAAASVPVTPEWTPTVGIIISVSSLIVLLLTLRIQYPLVGPKLPILPISIPAFIGAMAFGHVIGIGIVLGLTNIGRL